In the Hordeum vulgare subsp. vulgare chromosome 7H, MorexV3_pseudomolecules_assembly, whole genome shotgun sequence genome, one interval contains:
- the LOC123407310 gene encoding 26S proteasome regulatory subunit 8 homolog A, protein MAAVAMDIAKPSALPASVDDPSAASAKGRAGGGEGLRQYYLQHIHDLQLQIRTKTHNLNRLEAQRNDLNSRVRMLREELQLLQEPGSYVGEVVKVMGKSKVLVKVHPEGKYVVDLDKSIDITKITPSTRVALRNDSYMLHLILPSKVDPLVNLMKVEKVPDSTYDMIGGLDQQIKEIKEVIELPIKHPELFESLGIAQPKGVLLYGPPGTGKTLLARAVAHHTDCTFIRVSGSELVQKYIGEGSRMVRELFVMAREHAPSIIFMDEIDSIGSARMESGSGNGDSEVQRTMLELLNQLDGFEASNKIKVLMATNRIDILDQALLRPGRIDRKIEFPNPNADSRGDILKIHSRKMNLMRGIDLKKIAEKMNGASGAELKAVCTEAGMFALRERRVHVTQEDFEMAVAKVMKKDTEKNMSLRKLWK, encoded by the exons ATGGCGGCGGTGGCGATGGACATCGCGAAGCCCTCGGCGCTTCCGGCGAGCGTCGACGACCCGTCGGCGGCGTCGGCCAAGGGCAGGGCCGGCggcggggaggggctgcgccagtACTACCTGCAGCACATCCACGACCTGCAGCTCCAGATCCGGACCAAGACGCACAACCTCAACCGCCTCGAGGCCCAGCGCAACGACCTCAACTCTCGCG TTAGAATGCTCCGGGAAGAGTTGCAGCTGCTTCAAGAACCGGGCTCATATGTTGGCGAGGTTGTGAAGGTTATGGGCAAGTCAAAGGTTCTAGTCAAG GTTCATCCAGAAGGCAAATATGTCGTTGATCTTGATAAAAGTATTGATATTACAAAGATAACCCCTTCAACAAGAGTTGCTCTTCGGAACGACAGCTACATGCTTCACCTTATCCTGCCCAGCAAAGTCGATCCACTGGTTAATCTTATGAAGGTGGAGAAGGTTCCTGACTCTACCTACGATATGATTGGTGGGCTTGATCAGCAAATTAAAGAGATCAAGGAG GTGATTGAGCTTCCCATTAAGCATCCTGAGCTGTTCGAGAGTCTCGGAATTGCCCAACCAAAG GGCGTCCTTCTATACGGGCCTCCAGGTACGGGGAAAACATTACTTGCTCGTGCAGTTGCTCATCACACCGACTGCACCTTCATCAGGGTGTCAGGTTCTGAGTTGGTTCAGAAGTATATTGGAGAGGGTTCCCGGATGGTCCGTGAACTCTTTGTGATGGCTAG GGAGCATGCACCATCCATTATATTTATGGATGAAATAGACTCTATTGGATCTGCTAGAATGGAGTCAGGATCCGGCAACGGTGATAGCGAGGTTCAGCGTACTATGCTTGAGCTTCTGAACCAACTTGATGGTTTTGAAGCATCGAACAAAATTAAGGTTCTTATGGCAACAAATAGGATAGACATATTGGATCAAGCTCTTCTAAGGCCTGGTCGTATCGATAGGAAGATCGAATTTCCAAATCCTAATGCAGAT TCCCGTGGTGATATTTTGAAGATTCATTCAAGGAAAATGAACTTGATGCGTGGCATTGATCTGAAAAAAATTGCCGAGAAGATGAACGGAGCATCAGGAGCAGAGCTAAAG GCGGTCTGCACAGAAGCTGGAATGTTTGCGCTCCGTGAGAGAAGGGTGCACGTCACCCAGGAGGATTTCGAGATGGCTGTGGcgaaggtgatgaagaaggatACCGAGAAGAACATGTCGCTGCGGAAGCTATGGAAGTGA